A region from the Clavibacter sp. A6099 genome encodes:
- a CDS encoding glutamate--cysteine ligase, with product MQIDFAHQPPSRVGIEWELACVDRGSGGLAGVAPEILRSFPHDDAHPHVTGEFLTNTVEVVSAPHSRVGHAVDDLARLIERVVDVADPLGIDLMCAGTHPFSAWPDQDVTPDNERYATLLDRTRWWGRQMMIWGVHVHVGIDDASKALPILNALLVHLPRFQALSASSPFWSGQETGYASNRALMFQQLPTAGLPPDLTTWADYERLVGDMTHVGVIDHHSELRWDIRPAPKWGTLETRVFDGVSTLGEIASLAALVQCLVHDMSAALDRGEELPRMQPWFVRENKWRAARYGMDAIIIRDATGDEALVGDDTRALVERLSPTADALGCEAELRGILDIVERGASYQRQLRVAEENDGALAPVVTHLVEELRSGLGR from the coding sequence ATGCAGATCGACTTCGCCCACCAGCCCCCGTCCCGCGTCGGGATCGAGTGGGAGCTCGCGTGCGTCGACCGCGGCTCGGGGGGGCTCGCGGGCGTCGCGCCGGAGATCCTCCGCTCGTTCCCCCACGACGACGCCCACCCGCACGTGACCGGGGAGTTCCTCACCAACACGGTCGAGGTCGTCAGCGCGCCGCATTCCCGCGTGGGGCACGCCGTCGACGACCTCGCGCGGCTCATCGAGCGGGTGGTGGACGTCGCGGATCCGCTCGGCATCGACCTGATGTGCGCGGGCACCCACCCCTTCAGCGCGTGGCCCGACCAGGACGTCACGCCCGACAACGAGCGCTACGCGACCCTGCTCGACCGCACGAGGTGGTGGGGGCGCCAGATGATGATCTGGGGCGTCCACGTGCACGTCGGGATCGACGACGCGTCGAAGGCGCTCCCCATCCTCAACGCGCTGCTCGTGCACCTGCCGCGGTTCCAGGCGCTCAGCGCGTCGAGCCCGTTCTGGTCCGGGCAGGAGACGGGGTACGCGTCCAACCGGGCGCTCATGTTCCAGCAGCTGCCGACCGCGGGGCTGCCGCCCGACCTCACGACCTGGGCCGACTACGAGCGGCTCGTCGGCGACATGACCCACGTCGGCGTCATCGACCACCACAGCGAGCTGCGCTGGGACATCCGTCCGGCGCCCAAGTGGGGCACCCTCGAGACGCGCGTGTTCGACGGCGTCTCCACGCTCGGCGAGATCGCCTCGCTCGCGGCGCTGGTCCAGTGCCTCGTGCACGACATGTCGGCCGCCCTGGATCGCGGCGAGGAGCTGCCGCGGATGCAGCCCTGGTTCGTGCGCGAGAACAAGTGGCGCGCTGCCCGCTACGGGATGGACGCCATCATCATCCGGGACGCCACGGGCGACGAGGCGCTCGTGGGCGACGACACCCGGGCCCTCGTGGAGCGCCTCTCCCCCACCGCGGATGCGCTCGGCTGCGAGGCGGAGCTCCGCGGGATCCTCGACATCGTCGAACGCGGCGCGAGCTACCAGCGGCAGCTGCGGGTCGCCGAGGAGAACGACGGCGCGCTCGCCCCCGTGGTCACGCACCTCGTCGAGGAGCTGCGCTCAGGATTGGGCCGGTGA
- the rpsP gene encoding 30S ribosomal protein S16: MAVKIRLKRLGKIRAPYYRIVVADSRTKRDGRVIEEIGKYHPTEEPSFIEVQSERAQYWLSVGAQPTEQVEALLKLTGDWGRFKGDKDAVSTVRTREAKPAYVADEKKKPVLKPKTEKAAPAPEAAPAEAESTEEQA; encoded by the coding sequence GTGGCTGTCAAGATCCGTCTGAAGCGCCTGGGCAAGATCCGCGCGCCGTACTACCGCATCGTCGTCGCCGACTCGCGCACCAAGCGCGACGGCCGCGTCATCGAGGAGATCGGCAAGTACCACCCCACCGAGGAGCCCTCGTTCATCGAGGTCCAGTCGGAGCGGGCGCAGTACTGGCTCTCCGTGGGCGCCCAGCCCACCGAGCAGGTCGAGGCCCTCCTCAAGCTCACGGGCGACTGGGGTCGCTTCAAGGGCGACAAGGACGCCGTCTCCACCGTCCGCACCCGCGAGGCGAAGCCCGCCTACGTCGCGGACGAGAAGAAGAAGCCGGTCCTCAAGCCGAAGACCGAGAAGGCCGCACCCGCGCCCGAGGCCGCTCCGGCCGAGGCCGAGTCGACCGAGGAGCAGGCCTAG
- a CDS encoding RNA-binding protein — MLAPALAHLVKGIVEHPDDVSVTSKGSPRGEVLEVRVHPEDLGRVIGRAGRTAKALRTLVSALADGQRVRVDVVDTDS, encoded by the coding sequence ATGCTCGCTCCCGCGCTCGCTCATCTGGTCAAGGGCATCGTCGAGCACCCGGACGACGTCTCCGTGACGAGCAAGGGATCCCCCCGCGGCGAGGTCCTCGAGGTGCGCGTGCACCCCGAGGACCTCGGCCGGGTCATCGGCCGAGCGGGTCGCACCGCGAAGGCCCTCCGGACGCTCGTCTCGGCTCTCGCCGACGGCCAGCGCGTCCGCGTCGATGTGGTGGACACCGATTCCTGA
- the rimM gene encoding ribosome maturation factor RimM (Essential for efficient processing of 16S rRNA), whose product MWWTPIPEDIVRDPAAFRVGRLTKAHGLKGAVKLELFTDDPDKRFVPGAEFSLQVPDSSPWHGRTLTLTELRWYNSHPVGFFEGVADRTAAESLAKAILWMTPPADEAAEPDAWYDHQLVGLRVLRDGVEVGTVSLVDHFPAQDLLHVDTPSGTVLVPFVQAIVPSVDVEAGTLVVTPPLGLFEEIPDETPTAEPTPAEAAEPAPEADDAR is encoded by the coding sequence ATGTGGTGGACACCGATTCCTGAGGACATCGTCCGTGACCCCGCGGCGTTCCGCGTGGGCCGGCTGACCAAGGCGCACGGGCTCAAGGGAGCCGTCAAGCTCGAGCTGTTCACGGACGATCCCGACAAGCGGTTCGTCCCGGGCGCCGAGTTCTCGCTCCAGGTTCCCGACTCGTCGCCGTGGCACGGACGCACGCTCACGCTCACCGAGCTCCGCTGGTACAACAGCCACCCCGTCGGCTTCTTCGAGGGCGTCGCCGACCGCACCGCCGCCGAGTCGCTCGCCAAGGCCATCCTCTGGATGACGCCGCCGGCCGACGAGGCCGCCGAGCCCGACGCCTGGTACGACCACCAGCTCGTGGGCCTCAGGGTCCTCCGCGACGGCGTCGAGGTCGGCACCGTGTCCCTCGTCGACCACTTCCCGGCGCAGGACCTGCTGCACGTCGACACGCCCTCCGGCACCGTGCTCGTCCCGTTCGTCCAGGCCATCGTCCCGTCGGTCGACGTGGAGGCCGGCACGCTCGTCGTCACGCCGCCGCTCGGGCTCTTCGAGGAGATCCCGGACGAGACGCCGACAGCCGAGCCGACGCCGGCCGAGGCCGCGGAGCCCGCGCCCGAGGCCGACGACGCCCGCTGA
- the trmD gene encoding tRNA (guanosine(37)-N1)-methyltransferase TrmD → MRIDIVSIFPEFFGVLDISLLGRARQSGLIDLRLHDLRAFTHDRHRTVDDTPYGGGAGMVMRPEPWGEAMDEVLADDTDPVVIFPSPAGEVFTQAMAQELSAEPHLAFGCGRYEGIDQRVVDHTATRARVRLVSLGDYVLNGGEVAVMAMIEAIGRLVPGVVGNPASLVEESHSDGLLEHPSYTKPPEWRGLAVPDVLRSGNHGAIAAWRREQQLERTRRVRPDLLPD, encoded by the coding sequence ATGCGGATCGACATCGTCTCGATCTTCCCCGAGTTCTTCGGGGTGCTCGACATCTCCCTGCTCGGCCGCGCCCGCCAGTCCGGCCTCATCGATCTCCGCCTGCACGACCTGCGCGCCTTCACGCACGACCGGCACCGCACGGTCGACGACACGCCGTACGGCGGCGGCGCCGGCATGGTCATGCGGCCTGAGCCCTGGGGCGAGGCCATGGACGAGGTGCTCGCGGACGACACGGATCCGGTCGTCATCTTCCCGTCGCCCGCCGGCGAGGTCTTCACGCAGGCCATGGCGCAGGAGCTCTCCGCGGAACCGCATCTCGCGTTCGGCTGCGGCCGCTACGAGGGCATCGACCAGCGCGTCGTCGATCACACCGCGACCCGTGCACGGGTCCGCCTGGTCAGCCTCGGCGACTACGTGCTCAACGGCGGCGAGGTCGCGGTCATGGCGATGATCGAGGCGATCGGCCGCCTCGTCCCCGGCGTCGTCGGGAACCCCGCCAGCCTCGTCGAGGAGAGCCACTCCGACGGCCTGCTCGAGCACCCGAGCTACACGAAGCCCCCCGAGTGGCGCGGACTGGCTGTCCCCGATGTGCTGCGCAGCGGCAACCACGGCGCGATCGCGGCGTGGCGACGCGAGCAGCAGCTCGAGCGCACCCGCCGCGTCCGCCCGGACCTGCTGCCCGACTGA
- the map gene encoding type I methionyl aminopeptidase — translation MMELRTPAEMDQMRPAGEFVASVLTALAATADVGVNLLDLDREAHRMIRQRGAESCYIDYHPSFGAMPFGKVLCTSVNDGVLHGLPHDYRLQDGDLLSLDFAASVDGWVSDSAVSVIVGTPREEDVRLIEVTTAALEAGIRAAQPGGRTGDISAAIGAVATEAGYSVNTDFGGHGVGRTMHGDPHIANQGRPNRGVPLRPGLVIAIEPWFLQSTDEIFTDKDGWTLRSADGSRGAHMEHTVAITEDGPLILTARS, via the coding sequence GTGATGGAACTGCGAACCCCCGCCGAGATGGACCAGATGCGACCCGCCGGGGAGTTCGTGGCCTCCGTGCTCACGGCCCTCGCCGCCACGGCCGACGTAGGCGTGAACCTCCTCGACCTCGACCGCGAGGCGCACCGCATGATCCGCCAGCGGGGCGCGGAGTCCTGCTACATCGACTACCACCCGTCCTTCGGCGCCATGCCCTTCGGCAAGGTGCTGTGCACGTCGGTCAACGACGGCGTCCTGCACGGGTTACCCCACGACTACCGTCTGCAGGACGGCGACCTCCTCAGCCTCGACTTCGCGGCGTCCGTCGACGGCTGGGTCAGCGACTCCGCCGTCAGCGTCATCGTGGGCACGCCGCGCGAGGAGGACGTCCGCCTCATCGAGGTGACGACGGCCGCCCTCGAGGCGGGGATCCGCGCGGCCCAGCCCGGCGGGCGCACGGGCGACATCTCCGCGGCCATCGGCGCCGTCGCGACGGAGGCCGGCTACTCGGTCAACACGGACTTCGGCGGGCACGGCGTCGGGCGCACCATGCACGGCGACCCGCACATCGCCAACCAGGGCCGCCCGAACCGCGGCGTGCCGCTGCGACCCGGCCTGGTGATCGCCATCGAGCCGTGGTTCCTGCAGAGCACCGACGAGATCTTCACGGACAAGGACGGCTGGACCCTCCGGAGCGCCGACGGCTCTCGTGGTGCGCACATGGAGCACACCGTCGCCATCACGGAGGACGGACCGCTGATCCTCACCGCGCGCTCCTAG